One Oryza sativa Japonica Group chromosome 8, ASM3414082v1 DNA window includes the following coding sequences:
- the LOC4345937 gene encoding uncharacterized protein — MGCVSSKILSKSGSFQEKVVSHGFKGSNLIEEIILSTPKKSNGDQFLALLRTSTSSASAAASRAKDAADQSTTAAAVAAEEFVKIETINVSELLAGLEEEEEEEERDDGERCSAQACVLDGAVATPARATSFRTVEEFDALVTRSGSSEVAEAASSADQDATGAKPSEQEEAATAAAGNKRRARARQLGELKVPLPPAFDFSKSGSLRDWLLQGGQIFSPGSYVTPKFGTTSPAPSPPPPQERGGVLHNAGEPQPQHTVFDPELVAQFEQAMERLSEDEERVLEKILEAMGAAAEEEEEEEATATATARLEMPSHRPVMVVQE; from the coding sequence ATGGGGTGCGTGTCGTCCAAGATCCTGAGCAAATCAGGGAGCTTCCAGGAGAAGGTGGTGAGCCATGGATTCAAGGGGAGCAACCTGATCGAGGAGATCATCCTGTCCACCCCCAAGAAGAGCAACGGCGATCAGTTCTTGGCCCTCCTCCGCACGTccacctcgtcggcgtcggcggcggcgagcagggccAAGGACGCCGCCGATCAgagcaccacggcggcggcggtggccgccgagGAGTTTGTCAAGATCGAGACGATCAACGTGTCCGAGCTGCTCgccgggctggaggaggaagaggaggaagaagaacgcgacgacggcgagaggTGTTCGGCTCAGGCGTGCGTGCTCGATGGCGCggtggcgacgccggcgagggcgacgagCTTTCGCACCGTGGAGGAGTTCGACGCGCTGGTGACGCGGAGCGGCTCGTCGGAGGTGGCGGAGGCAGCCTCCTCCGCCGATCAAGACGCGACGGGCGCCAAACCGTCGGAGCAAGAggaggccgccaccgccgccgccgggaacaAGAggcgggcgagggcgaggcagcTCGGCGAGCTGAAGGTGCCACTGCCACCGGCGTTCGACTTCTCCAAGTCCGGCAGCCTGCGCGACTGGCTCCTCCAGGGCGGACAGATATTCTCCCCGGGCTCCTACGTCACCCCCAAGTTCGGGACGACCTCACcggcgccttcgccgccgccgccgcaagaacGTGGAGGAGTACTCCACAACGCCGgcgagccgcagccgcagcacaCCGTGTTTGATCCCGAGCTGGTCGCGCAGTTCGAGCAAGCCATGGAGCGGCTGTCCGAGGACGAGGAGCGCGTCTTGGAGAAGATCCTGGAAGCcatgggagcggcggcggaggaggaggaggaggaggaagcgacggcgacggcgacggcgaggctggAGATGCCAAGCCATCGGCCGGTGATGGTGGTGCAGGAGTAG
- the LOC4345938 gene encoding uncharacterized protein — translation MEEEKEAGSFLDVPKDIPIAATKSLTIRTNGGFSSSSDRSNPISPAISITPHLYSPSPPSSAFVSALQSPYISPRVLEPPTPAAAPPPPQEAAAPSPPASYSNSEDTDAPSASRTPPSERYDSGGIDPATKVSDCGGGVQPRVSFSFPVPRVSFTRGSVASPSSNAKLRSCDVYIGYHGNGSLGRFCKWLKSELELQGIASFVADRAKYSDTQSHEIADRIICSVAFGVIVVTMSSFLNPFSLEEIRFFAQKKNLVPILFDTEPPEIAGLFDGKLEDKEGKEAFEGLMRCHEFKLEANETNWRSCVSKTVTLLRSKLGRKSIAEKESEGPEGMPFPRNRHFVGREKELSEIEGMFFGSTVDIQEVDCPRGSAANDRSSGVSDGFADEESDTVRTSNARYISLEMRKCKEPTLEAWIDPVIELSSGKGRNLQKQRSKHRRSRFRCNSKGYGSASVLCITGSSGIGKTELALEFAYRYSQRYKMVLWIGGEARYLRQNILNLSMNLGLDISAEAEKERGRIRSFEEQEFDAFQRVKRELFRDVPYLLVIDNLESERDWWEGKDLHDFIPRNTGATHVIVTTRLPRVINLEPMQLPQLSYNDAMILIKGKQKNDYPPEEMEVLRKLDERLGRLSFGLWIVGSLLSELMITPSTLFEAVERISLNESLFPLGANDDGFCRNNSFLIKVLVFCFALMDRAKGGSLTSKMIIAGSWLAPAPVSSTLLAATASKLPMKGSMHLLGESLKTAFLCGTHCFLAPHGRKAEVESALLLVKLGLARKATRHPGCWIQFHPITQLFGKIRGGLAPTTAAVNGVMRAGNPSVYSDHLWASAFLVFGFKSEPPSVQLKAVDMVHFIRKTALPLAIDSFMTFSRCGSALELLKVCTNVLEEVEKSYASRIQDLNRGSLCWRKKLQPNHRVDEFVWQEVTLLKATLLETRAKLLLRGGLFDTGEELCRTCISIRTVMLGHGHAHTLAAQETLAKLVRYRSKI, via the coding sequence atgGAGGAAGAGAAGGAGGCTGGGAGCTTTCTTGATGTGCCCAAGGATATCCCCATTGCCGCCACCAAGTCGCTCACCATCCGCACCAATGGCGGATTCAGCAGCAGCTCCGACCGGTCAAACCCCATCTCGCCGGCCATCTCCATCACCCCGCACCTctactcgccgtcgccgccgtcctccgcgttCGTGTCGGCGCTGCAGTCGCCGTACATCTCGCCTCGAGTCCTCGAGCCCCCGACTCCCgctgcggcgccgccgccaccgcaggaagcggcggcgccgtcgccgccggcgtcctaCTCCAACTCGGAGGACACCGATGCGCCGAGCGCGTCGCGGACGCCGCCGTCCGAGCGCTACGACTCCGGCGGCATCGACCCGGCCACCAAGGTCtccgactgcggcggcggcgtgcagccgCGCGTGTCGTTCTCGTTCCCCGTGCCGCGGGTGTCCTTCACCCGCGGCTCcgtggcgtcgccgtcgtcgaacgCCAAGCTCCGGAGCTGCGACGTGTACATCGGCTACCACGGCAATGGCAGCCTCGGCCGGTTCTGCAAGTGGCTCAAGTCGGAGCTCGAGCTGCagggcatcgcctccttcgtcGCCGACCGGGCCAAGTACTCCGACACGCAGAGCCATGAGATCGCCGACCGGATCATCTGCTCCGTCGCATTCGGCGTCATAGTCGTCACCATGTCAAGTTTCCTCAATCCGTTCAGCCTCGAGGAGATCAGGTTCTTTGCTCAGAAGAAGAACCTGGTGCCCATACTGTTCGACACCGAGCCACCGGAGATCGCGGGGCTTTTCGACGGCAAATTGGAGGATAAGGAGGGGAAGGAAGCGTTCGAAGGATTGATGCGGTGCCATGAGTTTAAGCTTGAGGCGAATGAGACCAATTGGAGAAGCTGCGTGTCCAAGACGGTCACCTTGCTGCGGTCCAAGCTTGGCAGGAAGAGCATTGCTGAGAAGGAGAGTGAAGGGCCTGAAGGAATGCCTTTTCCGCGGAACCGGCATTTCGTTGGAAGGGAGAAGGAGCTAAGTGAAATTGAAGGAATGTTCTTCGGTTCCACGGTGGATATCCAAGAGGTTGATTGCCCGAGGGGTTCCGCTGCGAATGACAGATCGAGTGGTGTGTCTGATGGGTTTGCTGATGAGGAGAGTGACACAGTGAGGACATCGAATGCCAGGTATATCAGTTTGGAGATGCGCAAGTGCAAGGAGCCGACATTGGAGGCCTGGATTGATCCAGTTATAGAGTTATCATCGGGTAAAGGGAGAAATCTTCAGAAGCAGAGATCAAAGCACAGGAGGTCAAGGTTTCGGTGCAACAGCAAAGGATATGGCAGTGCCAGTGTGCTCTGCATCACTGGTTCTTCAGGAATTGGCAAGACTGAACTGGCATTGGAATTTGCTTACCGGTATTCACAGCGGTACAAGATGGTCCTGTGGATTGGAGGTGAAGCTCGGTATTTGAGGCAAAACATACTCAATTTATCCATGAATTTGGGATTGGACATCAGTGCAGAGGCTGAGAAGGAGAGAGGTAGGATCAGGAGCTTTGAGGAGCAGGAGTTTGATGCTTTTCAGAGGGTGAAGCGGGAGCTGTTCCGCGACGTGCCGTACTTGCTTGTCATTGATAACCTTGAGAGTGAGAGGGATTGGTGGGAAGGTAAGGATCTCCATGACTTCATCCCTAGGAACACTGGAGCGACACATGTCATTGTGACCACACGTTTACCACGTGTGATTAACCTTGAACCGATGCAACTGCCACAGCTCTCATACAATGATGCCATGATATTGATAAAGGGGAAGCAGAAGAATGACTATCCGCCTGAGGAAATGGAAGTTCTTAGGAAGCTTGACGAGCGGTTAGGTCGGTTGAGCTTTGGCCTGTGGATCGTTGGTTCACTGCTGTCTGAGCTCATGATTACACCTTCCACTCTGTTTGAGGCTGTCGAGAGAATATCACTGAATGAGAGTTTGTTCCCACTTGGTGCCAATGACGATGGCTTCTGTCGTAACAATTCTTTCCTAATAAAGGTCCTGGTCTTTTGTTTTGCATTGATGGACCGAGCAAAAGGAGGAAGCCTTACCTCAAAGATGATTATCGCTGGTTCTTGGTTAGCTCCTGCTCCTGTGTCGTCTACGCTATTAGCTGCAACAGCGAGCAAGCTACCAATGAAAGGCAGTATGCACCTGTTGGGTGAATCCCTGAAGACTGCATTTCTATGCGGCACACATTGCTTTCTAGCTCCACATGGTCGAAAAGCTGAGGTGGAGTCAGCACTCTTACTTGTCAAGCTTGGGCTGGCAAGAAAGGCAACTCGTCATCCTGGCTGCTGGATCCAGTTCCACCCAATAACACAGCTCTTTGGCAAGATTAGGGGAGGTTTGGCACCAACAACTGCAGCAGTGAACGGCGTAATGAGGGCTGGTAACCCCTCAGTGTACTCGGACCACTTATGGGCTAGTGCATTCCTTGTGTTTGGTTTCAAGTCTGAACCACCTTCTGTTCAGCTCAAGGCAGTCGACATGGTGCATTTCATAAGGAAGACGGCACTTCCCTTGGCAATTGACTCCTTCATGACATTCTCACGGTGCGGCTCGGCTTTAGAACTGCTCAAGGTGTGCACCAATGTCCTTGAGGAGGTGGAGAAGTCTTACGCATCGCGGATCCAGGACCTGAACCGTGGGTCGCTTTGCTGGAGGAAGAAGCTGCAACCGAATCACCGTGTCGATGAGTTTGTCTGGCAGGAAGTGACGCTGCTCAAAGCGACACTGCTCGAGACGAGGGCGAAGCTGTTGCTCCGAGGTGGGCTGTTTGACACCGGCGAAGAATTGTGCAGGACTTGCATTAGCATCCGGACTGTTATGCTTGGCCATGGTCATGCCCATACACTGGCTGCTCAAGAGACATTGGCAAAGCTGGTCAGATACAGGAGTAAGATTTGA